From Sporolactobacillus pectinivorans:
TCTCAATATCGACGATGCTGATCGCGATTCCGACCGGTGTGAAAATATTCAACTGGCTGTTCACTCTGAACAAAGGGCGAATCGAGTTTACCACGCCGATGCTCTGGGCACTCGCGTTTATTCCTAATTTTACCATTGGCGGCGTTACCGGTGTCATGCTGGCGATGGCACCAGCTGATTACCAGTATCACAACAGTTATTTTCTTGTTGCGCACTTCCACAGTACATTGATTGCCGGTACAGTGTTTGGTATTTTCTGCGGGTTGCATTACTGGTGGCCGAAAATGTTCGGCTATCTGCTTGATGAAAAAAAGGGCAAATGGGCATTCTGGGTATTTATGATATCCTTTAACGTTTGCTTTATGCCAATGTACTTCCTTGGCCTGATGGGAATGACGCGTCGCATGTATACTTATCCAGCCGGGCTTGGCTGGGGGCCAATAAACTTCATTATGACGATCGGTGCATTCGGTATGGGCGCTGGCTTCCTGATCATGGCCTGGAACATCGTGTCCAGTGCAATTAAAGGGAAACGGGATACGACGGGCGATCCGTGGGACGGTCGCACACTTGAGTGGTCGATCGCTTCACCGGCACCAGAATACAATTTTGCTCATATTCCGACCGTTTCGACACGGGATGCTTTTGAAGCGAAGAAAGAAGAAAAACGGAAAGGTAAAGCGAAACCTCTGCCGCCGTTCAAACCGATCAAAATGCCGAATAACTCAGGCATTCCGGTTATCATGTCGGCCTTTATGTTTATTGCCGGATTTGGCTTTGTTTTCTGGTGGTTCTGGATGGCGATTCCTGGGCTGATTGGTGTCGCGGCCTGCCTGATCGCGCGTTCATTTGTCTACGATGATGAACACGACATACCTGTTGAAGAAATTGAGCGGACGGAACGCGCTGCGGGGAGGTTATCATAATGGCGGAATCACCGCTGAGTTTAGATGCAAAAAGCAGAAAAAATATGCCCTTGGAATATACAACCGAAGAAGGAGACCTCCGCATTGTCGGATTCTGGCTGTTCCTTGCAGCTGAGCTCGTGCTTTTCGGCACACTGTTCGGATCGTACCTTGTTTTGAAGAGCCATACTGGAGGAGGGCCGACTGCCAAAGATCTGTTTGAAGTCGGTCCTGTTATGGCGGAAACACTCGTTCTGCTGGTCAGCAGTTTTACGTGCGGACTCAGTACACTGGAACTTCGGCGTCATAACACTAAGGGGCTGATCTTCTGGCTGACTGTAACCATTATTCTCGGGCTTGTCTTTGTCGGGCTTGAAGCTAATGAATTTTATACGTATGCAGCCCACAGAGGCGCCACACTTCAGACGAGCGCGTTTCTCTCAGGATTTTTTGTCCTGTTGGGCACGCACGGTTGCCACGTATCATTGGGTATTATCTGGATCGCCGGTATATTGATTCAATTAGCCAGACGCGGCATTACGCCGGTAACGGCACGGAAAGCCTTTATCGTTGGGCTGTACTGGCATTTTCTTGATGTGGTCTGGATCTTCATCTTTACCGCAGTATATTTGACAGGGTGGGTGATGTAACATGCATGAAAATGAAAATCAAATTGGTGAACAGGAACACGCGGGTTTCCCATGGAAACAGGTCATCGGACTGCTGCTCTCCCTTGCATTGACTTTTCTGGCTCTGTGGATTGCAGTCGGCCACCTTTTGCCCGTACAGCCAACGATTGCGATCATTGTCGCTCTTGCCATTTTTCAGGCGTTCATTCAGCTGTTCATGTTTATGCACGTGACCGAAGGGACGGAGCCAATTCATCAGATTCTGGGTATCGTTTTCGGCATTTACGTCGCTTTTGCGGTTGTCGGTGGGACGCTGTGGATTCTGGCTTATCAGCTGTAATACAAGCAACCTGTTTAAAACGTTTGAAATAGATGACATGTAAAGTTCGGAGCCGCTAAATAAAAGGCGGCTCTTTTTTCTGCTCTACAAATTTTAGGCGTCACAGACTGTAATGCTTGATGCCTTTGCCCTCAGGGAGTTATATCAATGGATTTAGAAACATTATCAATGAAAAGAATTCAAATCGTTTATCAATGGAAATGAGGAGGATATCAATGAAGCTGAAACTTTTGCTCCCAATTAAAATGCGTACAGCACTTTATAAGAGCGAATTTAGATTAAAATTCGATGGAAATACAAAATAGATTGCTCAGTACTTTTATTAAGTTCGAAAACGATCGGTCATTTTTTTTAATAGACCGGTCCATTTTGCCAAACCAAAGTAGGCAGATGCTCCGGCAAGGACACAAATGACGATCACAATAACGGCGGAACTTCTGCTATGGGGAACGCGGCCCCCGGACAAGTAGAAGATGATGTTTATAATGAGCACCATGACTGCAGTATACACGATAATATGCATCAGCTGTTTTCCGAGGAGTGAAAACCGGTAACCGGTTGCTTTTTTTATTGCAATAATGTTAATGAGAATGCACAGAACGTAGCCAATATCTGTTGCCAAAATAGGGCCGATGATGCCGAAAGTCCTCATGAAAGTCGGATTAAGCAGTATTTTTACAACAATCCCGGCACCCAGGCTGATTAGAGTCACCTTTTGATGATTGATACCTTGAAGGATAGAAGCAGTAACCTGAAAGAGTGCAAATAGGACGGCGGAGGGCGCATACCAAGTGAGGATCTGTCCTCCAATTTGTAATTCCGCTGGCTTCAGAGTGAAAAAACTATGGATCATATATCCCAGAGAAGAAAGTCCGATTGAGGCAGGAATGGTTAAAAATAATACGAGCTCAAACGCCTGGGTAATTTTATGATGAACATCGTCAATGTCTCCTTTTGAATAAGAAGTAATGATTGCGGGTATAGCACTGGACGCAAGAGATATGGCTAGAACCACAGGTATCAAAACCATCTTCTGATCATTCATGGTTAAGTCTGCGTTAATTACTTTTATTATTTTTTGGCTGTATTCAAAGTAATGGTAGGCCATCAGCTGATCGGTCAGCTGATACAACTCCATCGCAAGGCCAACTGCTACAAAGGGAAAAGCATAAGTAACGAGTTCCTTGTACATCGTCCTATAAGGCATTTTGTAACGTCTGTCCACTGTATTTTGCTGTATTTTCTGCAGATAAGGGCGCCTGACAACCCAGTAATGCAGCATGACGTACAGGCCGGCAACTGAACCGACAAAAGCGGCAAAAGTGGCAATTGCCGCTGCCGTCAGAACGGTGCCGTTAAAGACTTTGATGGTCAGGAACGAGCCAATTAAAATAAAAGCAACTCTGAAAATCTGCTCTGCGACTTGTGAAACGGCCGACGGTCCCATCGACTGAAAACCCTGAAAATAACCGCGTATCAAACTCATCACTGGAACAACAAGGATAGCGATACTGACGACACGTATCATAAGCACAACCTGCGGATAAAAACTAGTGCTAAATCCATATAGAGAAGTGAGCGCCGGTGCGCCCAAAAACATTATTAGAAAGCCGATAAGCCCAGTCACAGTCATAATTACAATGCCTGATTTGAACAGGCGCTTCCCGGCCTGATAATCCCCCATCGCATTGTATTTAGATACAAATTTAGATACAGCAAGTGGAAGTCCCATCGTCGAAATGGTAAGCATGATCGCATAGGGAGTATAGGCATACTGATACAGGTTTACCCCGTCGTCACCCGTTAATGCGTGGTATGGAAACACAAATAAAATACCCAAAATTCTTGATACAAAGGCAGCAATGGTCAGGATCATTGTTCCTCTGATCATTTTTGATACAGTCATGTATGAACGCTCCTGAACAGATAGATAGTTTCACTAAAACCTTATTGTTTGCTGAGACGGTTCCGGCTCAAGGATCAAAACCGCTTTTTAAATTGTATGCTTTTTCCGACCATAAAGAAAGATAGGAAAAATAGGCGCTTGAGCTAATTCCTTTTATCATGGCCGCAAAGCGGCCCCGTGAAAAACCGATTGTGATAAGGGTGCTTTGTGGCAGATTTTGATGTATTATGATTGATAATGAAGGTTTATAACTATATAATTATAAAATTGAGAAGGTGTTTTTGCGGCAGGGACGTTAAATGGCCACAAAGACCGTATGAACCCGTATACCATGCAGACAATACGGGAAGATCGTCACTTTAATAAATGAATCCGTTCTCTTCAATTAAATATTGCAGTGAACAAATAATAAAAGGATTAGGGGTTGATCACTCATGATCTATACATGCACATTGAATCCGGCCATTGACTATTTTCTGCAGGTTGATCATTTTAAGGCCGGTGAACTGAACCACGTCAAGGCAGACAGGAAAATGCCGGGTGGAAAAGGAATCAACGTTTCAAGAGTTTTGAAACATCTCGGACTGACTTCAAAATGCTTGGGCTTTATCGGCGGTTTTACAGGTGAATTTATTACGGGCAAACTGGCTGAAGAAGGCATTGAAGCGGACTTCGTTCCGGTGGACGGCGATACACGCATCAACGTCAAGCTGAAAAGTGACACGGAAACGGAAATTAACGGTGTGGCTCCGCAAATTACCGATGCACAGCTCGATGCTCTGTTCGCGAAGCTGGCAAAGCTGACGGACAAAGACATTCTTGTCCTTTCCGGCAGTGTGCCGGCTACTCTGCCGGTCACCATTTATAAGGACATGATTGAAAAAGTAAGCGGCAGCGGAGTCAAGGTGATCGCGGATACAAGCGGTGAGGCTTTCAAAAAAGTTGTGACGGCAAAACCGTTCCTTGTGAAACCAAACCATCATGAACTGGGCGAATATTTCGGTGTGACAGTGGAATCTTTTGATGATGTGAAAAAATATGGAAAGAAACTTGTTGACGGCGGCATTGAACATGTCATCGTGTCCATGGGCGGAAAAGGCGCCATCTACATAGACAAAGATGAATACCTGTTTGCTCCGCCCGCAAAGGGTGAGTTGAAGAACTCGGTCGGTGCCGGGGATTCGCTGGTCGGCGGCTTTCTGTCAGAATATGCCGTCAACGGCAACTTCCGCCAGGCTTTCCGCAAGGGCGCAGCCTCCGGAAGCGCAACAGCTTTCTCGGTCGATCTGTGCACGAAGGAGAAAGTGGAAGAAGTGCTTCCTCAGATCACAGTAACGAATATCTGAAGATCTTTTAAAGCACCAGTCATGATCTACAGAAAAAGTCTAGCAAGACACCATAATAAAGTTTAAAAATCTTAACAGTATACAGTGTTAGTGAACCCAGGCTCCGCCGGTGTCAGCGACCCGGCTTCCGCCAGCTTTCTTTAACACCTTCTAAATGAAACAAGGGGGAGCACAAAGGCATGAAAGTCACTGACTTGTTAACAGCAGCGACTGTTAATCTGGACTTGAAGAGCACGACGAAAAGAGAGGTGCTTGATGAACTGGCGCAGACGCTGGAACGTGCGGGCAAACTAAATGACCTGGCAGCTTACCGCACGGCTATTGACAAACGTGAAAGCGAGAGCACAACAGGTATTGGAGACGGAGTCGCAATACCCCACTCGAAAACTGTCGCAGTAAAGGAAGCGGCTATCGCATTCGGGCGGTCCAAAGAAGGTGTGGATTTTCAGTCGCTGGACGGGAAACCGGCACACCTGTTTTTCATGATTGCGGCTGAGGAAGGCGCTAACGCGACTCATCTTGAGGCACTGTCGACGCTTTCCACTTTCCTGATCAAACCGGACTTCCGGGAAAAGCTGATGACTGCTACTACACCTGAAGAAATTGTTGGCCTTTTTGATGAGCAGGAAGCGGTCAGTAAAAATGTTGCTGCAGAAGAAACGCCTGCAGATAAAGAAAAAGGCTACGAGATCCTGGCTGTGACCGGCTGCCCGACAGGGATAGCCCATACGTATATGGCAGCCGACGCTCTGAAGCAAAAAGCTAAAGAAATGGGCGTCTCAATCAAGGTGCAGACGAACGGATCAACGGGGATCAAGAACAGGCTGCAGCCTGATGAAATTGAAAAAGCCAAGGGCATCATCGTTGCTGCCAGTATCAAGATCGATGTTGAGCCCTTCAGAGGGAAACCTCTGGTTCAGGCGCCTGTCACCGATGGTATTCGCAAGCCGGAGGAACTGATCCGCGAAGTGCTGGACGGCAAGGCACCGGTCTATGCCGGGGATGGCAGTGAGACGCATACCGCAGCGCAGTCCGAGGGAAAAAAGCTCGACATTTATAAAAACCTGATGAATGGTGTCACTTACATGCTGCCATTTGTTGTCGGCGGCGGGATTTTGATCGCCATCTCTTATATGATTGCTTCTTTTATGAAAATTGAACTGAAACCGGTCACTGCAGTGAGCGGCGTGCATAATTTTGCAACTTTATTGAGTTTCATCGGTCAGGGCAATGCGATGTATCTGATGATTCCGATTTTGGCCGGCTTTATCGCGATGAGCATTGCGGATCGTCCGGGGCTTGCTCCCGGGATGGTCGGCGGCCTGATGGCTCTGACAAGCAACGCCGGTTTCCTCGGCGGTCTGATTGCCGGTTTCCTTGCCGGCTATACTGTACAGCTGATCAAATGGCTGTTTAGAAAATGGCCGCAGTCTCTGGATGGATTAAAGCCAGTGCTGATTTTTCCCCTGCTCGGCATTTTTGTGACAGGCATACTGATGTTTTTAATCAATCAGCCGATCAGTCTGTTTGTTGAAGCGATGACCCACTGGCTCGGCAGCCTTGGCACCAGCAATCTTGTGCTGATCGGACTGATTCTGGGCGGCATGATGGGCATCGATCTGGGCGGCCCTTTTAATAAAATTGCCTTTACGTTCGGCATTGCGATGATCAGCGCCGGAAATTTTTACCCGCAGGCGGCCGTTATGGCCGGTGGCATGGTTCCTCCTCTTGGCATGGCTCTGGCAACGACACTGTTTGCTCATAAATTTGACCGTGCTCAGCGAGATGCCGGTAAAGTGGCTTACGTTCTCGGAGCGGCCTTTATCTCCGAGGGCGCGATTCCGTTTGGAGCCGCCGATCCGATCCGTGTCATTGTTTCGACAACGATTGGATCGGCGATTGCCGGCGGTCTGGCGCTACTGTTCCATATTGGCCTGCGTCCTCCGCATGGCGGCATTTTTGTTATTCCGCTCGTGAACGGCAATCCGCTCCTTTATGCGCTGGCCATCGTTATCGGTTCGCTGATAACCGCATTGACCTATGGAATATGGAAAAAACCTCTGGCTGAGAAACAGCCTGCTGAAGGTTGAGCCTTGTCCGGGCGTAGAATAGCCCGACAAATTGTGACAAAACCTGCAAAAAGCATTGTACTCGCTTTCAAAATGAGTGAACAGTTGCTATAATAGTTGGTGTTATGTATTCGGAGCGCATCAAAGAAGCTTGAATGACACTTTGAAAAAGCGCTTTAATAAGGTGCTGGGACTTGGAGCGCAATAAGATATCCGCATGATCTGATGAGAAAGCGATATGGAATCGTTGAAATTTTTATATTGAAGGGCTGGGTGACACAGAACAATGACGGAAAAGATTAAAGGTATTGCTGCTTCGGCAGGTATTGCTATTGCCAAAACATTTATTCTGAAGAATCCTGATCTGTCTTTTGAAAGAAAAACAGTCAGTGATAAGGAAGCAGAGAAGGCAAAACTGAATGATGCACTGGAAGTTTCAAAAAAAGAACTGACGGCGATTAAAGAGACAGCAGAGAGGGAACTTGGAAAAGACAAGGCTGAAGTCTTCGCTGCTCATCTGATGTTTCTGAGCGATCCTGAATTTGTCGGCGCGATCGGCAGCAAGATTGACGATGAAGGAATCAGTGCAGAATCCGCGCTGCAGGATGTCTCGACATTCTTTGTCCAGACATTTGAAAGCATGAAAGATAACGCCTACATGAGAGAAAGGGCTGCCGACGTCCGCGATGTTTCCAAACGCCTGCTTGCCCATCTGCTCGGCGTTTCATTTACAACACCGTCAAGTATTACTGAAGAAACAGTTGTTATTGCCGAAGACCTGACGCCTTCCGATACGGCTCAGCTGAACCGGAAATATGTCAAAGGCTTTGCAACGGACATCGGCGGCCGTACCTCCCATTCGGCGATCATGTCCCGGTCGATGGAAATTCCGGCGGTCGTGGGTACAAAAACCGTAATGGCATCGGCTAAGGAAGGCGAGATTGCCATTGTCGACGGTCTGAAGGGCGAAGTCATCCTTAATCCGACAGAAGCTGAAATTGAAGAATACAAAAGCAAGGCTGCTGCATTCAAAGAACAGCAGGAAGAATGGAAAAAGCTCGTTCATGAATCCACAAAAACTAAAGATGGCGCGCATGTTATTCTCGGCGCTAATATCGGCAATCCGGGCGACGTAACCGGTGTTGTAAACAATGGCGGCGAAGCCATTGGCCTTTACCGGACTGAATTCTTGTATATGGGGCGTGATCAACTGCCGACGGAAGACGAGCAGTTCGATGCCTATAAGGAAGTTCTTGAAAAGATGGACGGCAAGCCGGTTGTTATCCGCACGCTGGACATCGGTGGCGACAAGAAGCTGAAATATTTGCCGCTTCCTCATGAAATGAATCCCTTCCTTGGATTCCGTGCCATCCGTCTTTGTCTGGAACGCCAGGATATTTTCCGCACTCAGCTGCGCGCGCTGCTGCGGGCCAGCGTATTTGGCAAACTGCGCATCATGTTCCCGATGATTGCGACGATCAACGAACTGCGTGAAGCTAAGAAGATTCTTTTTGAAGAAAAAGATAAACTAGTTGCTGCAGGCACCGAAGTATCCGATGAGATTCAGGTCGGCATGATGATGGAAATTCCTGCTTCTGCTGTGTTGGCAGACCGTTTCGCCAAGGAAGCCGACTTCTTCAGCATCGGCACGAACGACCTGATCCAGTATACAATGGCAGCGGACCGGATGAACGAGCACGTTTCTTATCTCTATCAGCCGGTTAACCCGTCGATCCTTCGTCTCGTCAGCCGTGTCATTGATGCAGCTCACAAGGAAGGACACTGGGCCGGCATGTGCGGTGAAATGGCTGGAGATGCGACAGCCATTCCTGTACTGCTCGCACTTGGGCTCGATGAATTCAGCATGAGCGCCACTTCAATCCTGCCGGCTAGAAGCCAGCTGCTCAGACTTTCCAAAGAGGAATTGTCCAAACACAAAGAAGCTTTCCTGAATATGGATACAGCTGAAGAAGTACTTGAATATGTTAAAGAAAAAATGAACTGATTTTAAATAAAAACCGGGATGGAAATCTAACTGGATTTCCGTCCTGGTTTTTTTTGTCTAGAAAATTATTAATACCGACTTGTGGATAAAACTACCCGTTAAACGATCTATATAGCGCTTAAGGGATCGAACCATGGGCAAAAGAAACAGCGGCATTCAACAGATAGTACAAAAAAACTCCGGGAGGCCTAGCTTCCCGGAGTTTTTAACCTCAGTTCTTATTTGTGCAGTATTTGCTGAAAAACTGTTTTAACTTTCGGTGTGACGTAGTCGCTGCCGCCTAATTTCTGCGTGTTTTCGACCATCATGGTCACAAGTAATTGAGGGTTATTCGTATTGTAAGCGACGAACCAGCCGTTTTCCCGGCCGGTTGTACCTTGTGTTTGCTTGAATTCGGCTGTGCCGGTTTTCCCGGCGAGCGGAAGCCCGTTAATCCGGGCGTTGTAAGCTGTCCCGGCGGGATTGTCGACAACCTGGGCCAGATCATTGCTCAGCAGCTGAGCGGTCTCAGGAGACATCACATTCTTCTTCCACATGGTTGGGGCAGCATTTGTTTTGATTAGCCGCGGCATGATCATGCTGCCGTTATTGACAAATGCCGAATAGATCAGAGACAGATGCAGCGGATTTACAGTGACCTGTCCCTGCCCGTAACCGGAATTGGCCAGCAGCATCGCACTGTCGAGTTTTCCATTATTGGAAATGGTCGATGGCTGCATGGGATAAGGAATCGGCAGAGCCTCGCCAAACCCGAATTTTTTGCTGTCGTTGGCAAAAGTCGTACCGCCAATCTTAAGCGCAGTCTGTGCGAAATAAATATTGTCCGACCGATAGAGCGCGGATTCAAGATTGACACTGGGTGCATGATCCACTCGTGTGACATAATAATTGCCCCAGGACTTGTCCTGCTGCCATTGGGTGCCGCTGATGGCCACATTGGCATTCGGATTTATGGCCTGATGGCTCAGCGCGATGGCGGCTGTGACCGGCTTGAACGTCGATCCGGGCGCGGTTGCCTCGGTAAAGCGGTTCAGAAGCGGCTGTTTGGGATTGCTGCTCAGTTTGTTATAATCGCTGGACGACATGCCCAGCGCAAAAGCGTTCGGGTCGTACGAAGGGGCGCTGACCAGGCCGAGAATATCGCCGGTTTTCGGATCAATGGCTACGCCCGAACCGGCATCGTTTTTCAGCTGGTTGTACAAGGCATCCTGCACATTTTTGTCAATCGTCAGCTGAATGTTCTGCCCGTTTTTCGGTGCCTTTTGAGCAATCGTTTGGATTTCGTTTCCTGAAGCGTCAAGCAGATGAATCACCGCGCCGTCCTGGGCACGCAGCTGTTTTTCATAGAGCTGTTCCAGACCGGTTTTGCCAATGACAGAAGTCTCCGTGTAGCCTTGGTTTGGGTGGGCTTTAAGCAGATCTGCCGTGATCGGTCCGACGTAGCCCGTTAGATGCCCGCTGGCCTGACCGTCCGGGTAAACCCTGCTGGCGACAGTTGTTTTATAAACACCGGGCAGCTGGGTGGCCTGCTTGACCAGTCCGGGATTGGCCGCACTGATGGTTTTGATCGGGACGAGGGTGTCGGACTTAACCCAGGAAGCCTTCATGGCGGCTTCGATTTGCTGCCCGGTCACACCCAGCATTTTTGCCAGCTGGTTGATGATTTTTGTCCGGCCGGCTCCCGTGCCCAGCTGGCCGGGGACCACATCAATCTGCGCGGCAGTTCCGTCCATAGCCAGCGGGTTGCCATTGCGGTCAAGGATCTCGCCGCGTTTTGCGGGGATCGTATCGATCCGGACTTTATCTCCGGTTTTCATGCCCGGCAAAATCAGAGAAGGCTGCCAGTTAACATACCAATTTTCCTGATTCTTGGATTTCTGCTGCGTGAGCCGGATGGTCTGTGAGAAGGCGACAGGGCCGGCAGCCGTGTCCAGCGTCGCTTTGAATGGCACAGATGAAGGTTTGTTTTTATTTGGAGCGTGGACCGTTGCCGACATATTTCCAGCCTCAATCCCGCTATAAATCGTTTGATAGCGGGAAACAAAGTCGGTCTTGCTGATCGTTTTTTGCGAAGCCTGGGACAGGTAACTGTACATTTTTGAAAAGTCCTGCTTCTGCCAGGCTTTGACGTAGTCTTTGAGCCTGTCCTGCGCGGTCGGCTGCTTGCCGCCGCAGCCGGCAAGCAGGAACAGAGCAGATAAAAATAGGACAGTCAATACGGAATACTTTCGAAACTTCATTAGGACACCTCCAAAATTTCAGTGGTGAAACCTCACAATAATGCTGTGACAAGGTTGTATCACTAGATCACTTCTTTTAATTATAAGTGATTCTGGCGCATCATGTGGAAAGATGCGCTTTTTTATCGAAAAAAAGAAAAATGCCCGCAGGATATGAGTATTTTTAGAAGCAACGGTTGATTACTTGTCCACAGAATCAGCGCGAAATGATAGTATGTAATAAGGACGGAGGCAGCAATCATGGATACAATGAAACTAGTCATTCTTGAAACTAGCGATGTTCACGGAAGCATTTATCCGATCAATTACGCGGATAACAGTTATCGTGAGGTCGGTGTTGGAAAAGTCGCGACACTGATCCGCCGTGAAAGAGCTGCATGCCCGGACTGCCTTTTGGTTGATAACGGAGACATGATTCAGGGAACACCGCTGCTCTATTATTATGCACGTTTTGATCAGCGGCGGCCGAATCCGATGGCGGTGCTCGATAACCGGCTCGGCTACGATTGCGCCGTGTTCGGCAACCATGAATTTAACTTTGGGCGGGAGGCTACGGAACATGCGGTGCATGATTCCAAATTTCCGTGGCTCGCAGCCAATATACTCAACACAAAAACGGGTAAACCCTATTTCGGTAAACCCTATATCATTAAAACTTATGAACCGGGGTTTCGCGTCGCGGTGCTTGGGCTGATCACAAAATACATACCAATCTGGGAAAAGCCGGAAAATATTACAGGCATGTACTTTGCGGATCCCGTCGAAACGGCAAAAGAATGGGTTCCGTATCTGAAGGGCAAGGAGAGAGCAGACATCGTTGTGATTTCTTACCATGGCGGTTTCGAACGTGATCTTGAAACAGGTGAACCGACCGAAATGCTGACTGGAGAGAACCAGGGCTATCAGCTTTGCATGGAGGTGTCCGATCTGGATGTGCTTCTCTCCGGCCATCAGCATCGGAGAATCAGCGGAGCGGAAATCCACGGTGTGACGGTCGTCCAGCCGGGCTGCAATGGGGCCTATTTAGGAAAAGTGACGCTGGATCTGAAAAAAGACGGTGTTCACTGGACGGTGAGCGGGAAAAAATCAGAACTGCTGCCGGTCAACGGAATTGTCGAAGACAGGGAACTGCTCAAGCTGACGGATCACTATGAGAAAGATGCCCAGGACTGGCTTGATCGTCCGCTGGGCAGGATTGACGGTGATATGCTGGTGCGGGATCCGATGGAAGTGCGCATGCAGGAACATCCGCTGATCGAGTTCATCAATCGAATGCAAATGAAGGCTTCAGGGGTGGATATATCGTTAACGGCGCTGTTTAATAATGAATCACCGGGACTCCCGGTGAACGTATCAATGCGCGATATTGTGTCGAATTATATTTATCCGAACACGCTGAAAGTAATCCGCATCAGCGGTGGCGACATGCTTGAAGCGCTTGAACGGTCGGCGTCTTTCTTTAAGCGTTACACAGGTGGTCCCGTTGAAGTCAGCGACACCTTTACGACGCCGAAACCGCAGTACTACAATTATGATATGTGGGAAGGCATTAACTATATGATTGACCTATCGAAACCTGTCGGCAGCCGGATTATAAAACTCGAATACCATGGTGATCCGGTAGCGATGGACGGGCAGTATGATGTGGTAATGAACAACTACCGTTCGAGCGGCGGGGGTGATTACCT
This genomic window contains:
- a CDS encoding penicillin-binding transpeptidase domain-containing protein, which gives rise to MKFRKYSVLTVLFLSALFLLAGCGGKQPTAQDRLKDYVKAWQKQDFSKMYSYLSQASQKTISKTDFVSRYQTIYSGIEAGNMSATVHAPNKNKPSSVPFKATLDTAAGPVAFSQTIRLTQQKSKNQENWYVNWQPSLILPGMKTGDKVRIDTIPAKRGEILDRNGNPLAMDGTAAQIDVVPGQLGTGAGRTKIINQLAKMLGVTGQQIEAAMKASWVKSDTLVPIKTISAANPGLVKQATQLPGVYKTTVASRVYPDGQASGHLTGYVGPITADLLKAHPNQGYTETSVIGKTGLEQLYEKQLRAQDGAVIHLLDASGNEIQTIAQKAPKNGQNIQLTIDKNVQDALYNQLKNDAGSGVAIDPKTGDILGLVSAPSYDPNAFALGMSSSDYNKLSSNPKQPLLNRFTEATAPGSTFKPVTAAIALSHQAINPNANVAISGTQWQQDKSWGNYYVTRVDHAPSVNLESALYRSDNIYFAQTALKIGGTTFANDSKKFGFGEALPIPYPMQPSTISNNGKLDSAMLLANSGYGQGQVTVNPLHLSLIYSAFVNNGSMIMPRLIKTNAAPTMWKKNVMSPETAQLLSNDLAQVVDNPAGTAYNARINGLPLAGKTGTAEFKQTQGTTGRENGWFVAYNTNNPQLLVTMMVENTQKLGGSDYVTPKVKTVFQQILHK
- a CDS encoding bifunctional metallophosphatase/5'-nucleotidase: MDTMKLVILETSDVHGSIYPINYADNSYREVGVGKVATLIRRERAACPDCLLVDNGDMIQGTPLLYYYARFDQRRPNPMAVLDNRLGYDCAVFGNHEFNFGREATEHAVHDSKFPWLAANILNTKTGKPYFGKPYIIKTYEPGFRVAVLGLITKYIPIWEKPENITGMYFADPVETAKEWVPYLKGKERADIVVISYHGGFERDLETGEPTEMLTGENQGYQLCMEVSDLDVLLSGHQHRRISGAEIHGVTVVQPGCNGAYLGKVTLDLKKDGVHWTVSGKKSELLPVNGIVEDRELLKLTDHYEKDAQDWLDRPLGRIDGDMLVRDPMEVRMQEHPLIEFINRMQMKASGVDISLTALFNNESPGLPVNVSMRDIVSNYIYPNTLKVIRISGGDMLEALERSASFFKRYTGGPVEVSDTFTTPKPQYYNYDMWEGINYMIDLSKPVGSRIIKLEYHGDPVAMDGQYDVVMNNYRSSGGGDYLMFRNKPVVKDVPVDVTEIMANEIIEKKVIKAEVNNNWKLIC